Proteins from a genomic interval of Syngnathoides biaculeatus isolate LvHL_M chromosome 23, ASM1980259v1, whole genome shotgun sequence:
- the sipa1l1 gene encoding signal-induced proliferation-associated 1-like protein 1 translates to MTSLKRSQTERSVGGSVPATDEFYTRRLRLPNGGAPPPRSESTHISSSSTTGTNPGVPKMGVRARVADWPPRKDGGGGGVWHITVETDSPSSTTTSSSGSGSGDRERLVGSGSGSGSGSGGGVSAVTAHSNLSAKLGHLISPQDSSMLRNIQNTLKNKMQMKGKDNRFLSPDGYLGSPRKGMRRIRQRSNSDITISELDVDGNEGWSFSGWTPMHREYGSTSSIDKHGVSGESFFDMLKGYQSSEAPDQRSPAPERLTELLTVAPVKQTALDLPDGSLVPPRGSPASRLKEREKHLKRRSKSETGGESIFRKLRSVKVEGDSSRAGSDAEDGGKGDESLPPPKPWMCQKGFAHFDINSLLFDLNEAIQSRQSGAKRKNTTTGASAAAAASASATSSLSSSQSVVYVSPCGSQEELSKEGVGGHAPNPALDPGDDKSNDLVLSCPCFRNEIGGEGERNIAPAKQQGSIGSGGSSSNSTGSPEEGPLEATLTSHFTNAGVAVLEATKDGPSQHADRSKRYIVEHVDLGAYYYRKYFYLREHWNYLGVDENLGPVAVSLRREKLEEHKEHGQQYNYRVIFRTSELNTLRGSILEDAVPSTSKHGLARGLPLKEVLEYLVPELNVHCLRLALNTPKVTEQLMKLDEQGLSFQRKVGVMYCMAGQSSEEEMYNNESAGPALEEFLHLLGDRVRLKGFSKYRAQLDAKTDSTGTHSLYTTHKDYEIMFHVSTMLPYTPNNKQQLLRKRHIGNDIVTIVFQEPGALPFTPKNIRSHFQHVFVVVRAHNPCSDSTSYSVAVTRSKDMPSFGPPIPEGVTFPKSSVFRDFLLAKVINAENAAHKSHKFRAMATRTRQEYLRDLAERHTTSTPIDPSGKFPFISLAHKKKEKSRPYAGAEMRSPGAITWLVHAEDPGTGGEIDAVLAISNDFLVLLDHDAKAVVFNCATKDVIGWTLSSPASLRIFYERGESVSLRSISNNTEDFKEVIKRLEFLTKGCETSEMTLRRNGLGQLGFHVNYEGIVAEVEPYGYAWQAGLRQGSRLVEICKVAVATLTHEQMIDLLRTSVTVRVSIIPPHDDSTPRRGCSELYRMPMADYKSSSSDSGSFEYKFPFRSNNNKWQRTSSSPQQSLTASPQPHTPNRAISLGSSVGKTLSAERLERGAVIPRSVSSDGRPLDTKRISPGSESYSLASSLALGRSPHNRSSPSNLSCSSDASGASAHWRQKSMPEQFAGSRHSPMSNERQAVGEGGSSGKSTPNWSRMEEGAVERGSTEAPVSKSGQGYSGGPRIQRQDQVIHLSPKKSSQSDGPYSGHSSSNTLSSTASSGGHSDGDKWYEMGAGGGSSGDQGESEPNGLGGGGYLQGASADSGIDTSSYGASHHNHPHSHHGSATSLLAPSGSRESRERSPWHSPTEGGRRMLERSPAASESPVPPVERNLDSTGRTPPTHLLVRDSSTFSLSDGGSHSRHSSPREESSSTTSPSSQSSVSPGPKSFYPRQGAQSKYLIGWRKPGSTINSVDFGDTRKKSPGESGLEVMPTPAARPSLRDMHSPQGHAKSTIEEDVKRHPTKDSPLPPRRHKEKHAQKSPPSQPPSRRRSLHRTLSDESIYRGQRLPSLTDSMMEAALGADVLFSCSTLPRSPTTRGVPLRRPSYKLGVKLHGDLSASDTSLVDLVERHRGPLPQELMPLPSSDRDSPLNWTHLVDVANTYDSERNTHYVQRSYVFGDSNHRSSGASSPQQSHIELQPAPMSRPTSSEGHIGLERKVTKLEAMVKMLQEDLKKERDEKVRLQAQIKRLWEDNQRLQEESQTSAAKLKKFTEWVFNTIDMN, encoded by the exons ATGACCAGTCTCAAGCGTTCCCAGACAGAGCGTTCTGTCGGAGGCTCGGTGCCAGCTACTGATGAGTTCTACACTCGACGTTTGCGTTTGCCCAACGGAGGGGCCCCACCGCCCCGTAGTGAGAGCACACACATTTCTTCGTCCTCCACCACTGGCACCAACCCCGGAGTCCCTAAAATGGGAGTTCGAGCTCGAGTGGCTGACTGGCCCCCTAGAAAagatgggggaggaggaggtgtgTGGCATATCACAGTGGAGACTGACTCACCCAGCTCTACCACCACGAGCTCTTCTGGATCAGGAAGTGGAGATCGAGAAAGACTTGTGGGAAGTGGCAGTGGTAGTGGAAGTGGAAGTGGAGGAGGGGTCTCAGCTGTCACAGCCCACAGTAATTTGTCAGCAAAGCTGGGACACTTAATCAGCCCCCAGGACTCCTCCATGCTCCGCAATATCCAGAACACACTGAAGAACAAGATGCAAATGAAGGGAAAGGACAACCGTTTTTTGTCGCCCGATGGCTATCTTGGGTCACCTCGTAAGGGTATGAGACGCATTCGACAGCGGAGTAACAGTGACATAACAATAAGTGAACTGGACGTGGATGGAAATGAGGGCTGGTCTTTCTCTGGGTGGACTCCCATGCACCGAGAGTACGGCAGCACTTCGTCCATAGATAAACACGGGGTCTCAGGGGAGAGTTTTTTTGACATGCTCAAAGGATATCAATCTTCCGAGGCCCCTGATCAACGAAGTCCTGCACCAGAACGGTTGACTGAGTTGCTCACTGTCGCCCCTGTGAAACAGACCGCCCTAGATTTGCCCGATGGCTCCTTGGTACCGCCCAGAGGTAGTCCTGCCAGTCGTCTTAAAGAACGAGAGAAGCACTTGAAAAGAAGGTCAAAGTCAGAGACGGGTGGAGAGTCAATCTTCCGCAAGTTGCGCAGCGTGAAGGTAGAAGGTGACTCTTCGAGAGCTGGGTcagatgctgaggatggaggaaAAGGGGATGAGAGTTTACCCCCTCCAAAACCTTGGATGTGCCAAAAAGGCTTTGCCCATTTTGATATCAACTCATTACTCTTTGACCTCAATGAGGCCATCCAAAGCCGGCAGTCAGGAGCCAAACGCAAGAACACCACAACGGGTGCCTCAGCCGCTGCTGCCGCTTCTGCTTCGGCCACATCGTCCCTCTCTTCAAGTCAGAGTGTGGTCTATGTATCACCCTGCGGCTCACAAGAGGAGCTGAGCAAGGAGGGGGTAGGAGGACATGCGCCCAACCCGGCCTTGGACCCAGGCGATGATAAAAGCAATGACCTTGTGCTCAGCTGCCCGTGTTTCAGGAATGAGATTGGTGGAGAAGGTGAGAGAAACATCGCTCCAGCGAAACAG CAGGGCAGCATTGGCAGTGGCGGGAGCTCAAGCAATTCCACTGGTAGTCCAGAAGAAGGACCATTAGAGGCTACCCTCACAAGTCATTTTACCAATGCTGGTGTAGCAGTCCTGGAGGCCACAAAGGATGGCCCAAGTCAACATGCTGACCGATCCAAAAGATATATCGTGGAACATGTTGACCTCGGAGCCTATTACTATCGAAAGTACTTTTACCTCCGAG AACACTGGAACTACCTCGGGGTAGACGAGAACTTGGGCCCAGTGGCAGTGAGTCTCAGGAGGGAGAAGCTGGAGGAACACAAGGAGCACGGACAGCAGTACAACTACAGGGTCATTTTTAGAACGAGTGAG TTAAACACCCTGCGTGGTTCCATCTTAGAAGATGCAGTACCTTCCACATCGAAGCACGGCTTGGCAAGAGGCCTGCCCCTCAAAGAGGTGCTCGAGTACCTGGTGCCAGAGCTGAATGTTCACTGCCTGCGCCTGGCACTCAACACTCCCAAGGTCACTGAGCAGTTGATGAAGCTGGATGAGCAGGGG CTGAGTTTCCAGCGGAAAGTGGGAGTGATGTACTGCATGGCAGGCCAGAGCAGCGAAGAAGAAATGTATAACAACGAATCTGCTGGTCCAGCACTGGAGGAGTTTCTCCATCTTCTCGGGGACAGGGTTCGGCTCAAAGGCTTTTCCAAGTACCGGGCTCAGCTGGATGCCAAAA CTGACTCAACTGGCACTCACTCTTTGTATACGACTCACAAGGATTACGAGATCATGTTCCATGTGTCAACTATGCTTCCCTACACGCCCAACAACAAACAGCAA CTGCTACGGAAGCGCCACATTGGGAATGACATCGTCACCATTGTATTCCAGGAACCCGGCGCGCTCCCCTTCACCCCCAAAAACATCCGTTCACACTTCCAACATGTCTTTGTGGTTGTCCGGGCGCACAACCCTTGCTCAGACAGTACTTCTTACAG TGTGGCAGTCACGCGTTCTAAAGACATGCCTTCATTCGGACCACCTATCCCGGAGGGCGTGACCTTCCCTAAGTCATCTGTGTTCCGGGACTTCCTCCTTGCCAAGGTCATCAACGCAGAGAACGCTGCTCACAAGTCTCACAAGTTCCGCGCCATGGCCACGCGGACGCGCCAGGAGTACCTGCGCGACCTGGCCGAGCGGCACACCACGAGCACGCCCATCGACCCGTCTGGAAAGTTCCCCTTTATTTCGCtggcccacaaaaaaaaggagaagagcCGGCCGTATGCGGGAGCCGAGATGCGCAGCCCTGGGGCGATTACCTGGCTCGTCCACGCGGAAGATCCCGGGACCGGAGGAGAGATAGATGCCGTTCTTGCTATCTCCAATGATTTCCTCGTGCTGTTGGACCACGATGCTAAAGCCGTGGTGTTCAACTGTGCCACCAAAGACGTGATTGGGTGGACGCTGAGCAGCCCGGCATCCTTACGGATTTTCTACGAGCGGGGAGAAAGTGTGTCGCTGAGGAGTATCAGTAATAACACTGAAGATTTCAAAGAGGTGATCAAGCGTCTGGAG TTCCTGACAAAAGGCTGTGAGACATCTGAAATGACCCTCCGTCGAAACGGCCTCGGACAGCTCGGCTTCCACGTGAACTACGAAGGCATCGTggcagag GTGGAGCCGTACGGCTACGCGTGGCAGGCGGGACTGCGTCAGGGAAGTCGCTTGGTGGAAATCTGCAAAGTTGCAGTCGCGACACTGACTCACGAGCAAATGATCGACCTCCTGCGCACCTCGGTGACCGTGCGGGTTTCCATCATCCCGCCGCACGATGATTCCACACCGCGCAG GGGCTGTTCAGAGCTCTATCGCATGCCTATGGCGGACTACAAGAGCAGCAGTAGTGATAGCGGCTCCTTTGAATACAAGTTCCCCTTccgcagcaacaacaacaagtggCAGAGGACATCCAGCAGCCCCCAGCAGTCGCTGACTGCCTCACCACAGCCGCACACGCCCAACAGGGCCATCAGCCTGGGGAGCTCAGTGGGGAAGACCTTGTCGGCCGAGAGGCTGGAGAGGGGTGCAGTCATCCCACGCAGTGTCAGCAGTGATGGCCGCCCGCTGGACACCAAGAG GATATCTCCAGGCAGCGAGAGCTACAGCCTGGCCTCCTCGCTGGCTCTGGGGCGCTCGCCCCACAATCGCAGCTCTCCCAGTAACCTGTCGTGTTCCAGCGACGCCTCCGGAGCCTCGGCGCACTGGCGGCAGAAATCCATGCCTGAGCA GTTTGCAGGGAGTCGCCACTCTCCGATGTCCAATGAGAGGCAGGCTGTTGGAGAGGGCGGTTCAAGTGGAAAGTCCACCCCGAATTGGTCCCGAATGGAAGAAGGGGCAGTAGAACGTGGGTCAACAG aggctCCAGTCTCGAAATCTGGTCAGGGCTACTCTGGAGGACCCCGCATTCAAAGACAGGATCAGGTCATCCATCTGTCCCCAAAGAAAAGCAGTCAG TCGGACGGCCCTTACTCTGGCCACTCGAGCAGTAATACGCTTTCAAGCACAGCTTCCAGCGGGGGCCACAGTGATGGTGACAAATGGTACGAAATGGGGGCAGGTGGAGGCTCCAGCGGGGACCAAGGGGAGTCAGAGCCCAACGGCCTGGGAGGCGGAGGCTACCTCCAGGGCGCCTCGGCCGACAGCGGCATCGACACCAGCTCGTACGGGGCCTCGCACCACAACCACCCGCACTCTCACCACGGCAGCGCCACCTCCCTGCTCGCTCCCAGCGGAAGTCGAGAGAGCAGGGAGCGGTCGCCGTGGCACAGCCCCACTGAGGGCGGGCGCAGAATGCTGGAGAGGTCGCCCGCGGCTTCGGAGTCCCCAGTTCCACCTGTAGAGAGGAACCTCGATAGCACCGGCCGGACTCCTCCTACTCATCTCCTCGTTCGAGACAGCAGTACCTTCAGTCTGAGTGATGGCGGATCTCACTCAAG ACACAGTTCCCCCAGGGAAGAGTCCTCCTCAACCACTTCCCCATCCTCTCAGTCTTCGGTGTCTCCTGGACCAAAGAGCTTTTACCCTCGGCAGGGAGCTCAGTCCAAGTACCTGATCGGCTGGAGAAAGCCCGGCTCCACCATCAATTCCGTTGACTTCGGAGACACACGCAA gaaATCGCCAGGGGAGAGCGGGTTGGAGGTTATGCCGACGCCTGCAGCCAGGCCTTCTTTAAGGGACATGCACTCTCCACAGGGCCATGCTAAGTCCACTATTGAAGAAGACGTGAAGAGGCACCCTACTAAGGACAGCCCTCTACCACCACGCAGGCATAAGGAAAAG CATGCGCAGAAATCGCCTCCGAGCCAGCCCCCCAGCCGCCGCCGCTCGCTCCATCGCACTCTATCCGACGAGAGCATCTACCGCGGGCAGCGCCTTCCCTCTCTGACCGACTCCATGATGGAAGCGGCGCTCGGCGCCGACGTTCTCTTCAGCTGCTCCACTCTCCCGCGCTCCCCCACCACCCGTGGCGTACCCCTTCGACGGCCTTCCTATAAGCTGGGAGTCAAACTCCATG GTGACCTCTCGGCATCTGACACGTCATTGGTGGATTTGGTGGAGCGTCATCGGGGGCCTCTGCCTCAGGAGCTGATGCCCCTCCCGTCCTCTGACAGGGACAGCCCACTCAATTGGACGCATCTCGTGGATGTGGCCAACACCTATGACAGTGAAAGAAACACGCACTATG TTCAGAGAAGTTACGTGTttggggattcaaaccacagaAGCAGCGGTGCGTCC